TATAAATTACAAGAATTGAAATTATAATATTTTTTGCTTTTGGTTTATTTGAAACTAAGTATTGATAACCGAATCCAATCAATAAGAAAAAACCAATTGATGGGATATAGACATACCTGTCAGCCATCATGGCATCACCAACAGGAATTATCTGAAGTACCAAAGAAATATTTATTAGAAAAAAAGAGTAAGCAAAGAAAAATTTTGGTGTGAACTTTAAACTGTAAACAATTATGATCGTTAAACAGACTGCAATTAAAAAATAGAACCAAAAGAACGTCGGAATTCCTCCGTCTGGATAAGGATAGAATGCTGAAAGATTAATTGGAAGAATTAATTTTATTAAGTATTGAATAAATCCATAAGAAGCTATAGCCAAACGTTCGTATAATGGATAAATATTTGCATCTCTAATTGACTCACTCGATTGCTGAGCAAAGATTGCGATTACTCCAAATATTAGCGCTAATGCAACGAAAGGAATTTTTTCAATAATGACTTTTTTATCAGTCAATTTTCTGCCAACTGCAAAATCTATTGCAGCAATAGTAATTGCAAACGATACTGCTTGAGCTTTAGATAAAAGCGAGAGAACAAATAACAATAAGCTGTATATAAAATATTTTTTCTTCTCCTGTTTAATAAACTTAACGTAATAAACTGCAGCTATCAGATAAAAAAGAGTGCAAAGCACATCTTTCCTCTCAGAGATCCAGGCAACTGATTCAACATGTAAAGGATGAACTCCGAAAATAATTGATGTAACAATTGCTAATTGTAAATTCTCGAATAAGTAAAAAACGAAAATGAATACAAGAAGAGTATTAAGCAAATGAAGCAAGATATTGCTCAAGTGATACACAAACGGATCTAATTGACCTATCGAATAATCAACGGCAAAACTTAATATTGTAAGTGGATGATAGTTACCCATTGAATATGTGCTGAAAATATTTTCAATATTTTCAAAAGATAAATTCGTAATCTTACTATTCTGGACAACATACTGTCCGTCATCCCAATTTGTAAATCCATTTTGAAGCGCGGGCAAGTAAGCGATGAATGTCAAAATGATAATTGCAGCCAGCCAATACCAATTTTTCTTTAATGTAAAAAAATTCTTGCCTGCTGGTAGTTTATTTTCCGTTGATCGATCTGTCTTATTCTTTTTTCTTTTTTGATACTTCTTCATTATTAAATTTAATTTCGAAGTAGTTTTATTGAAATATAACTATTATGGACAGACAATTCTATTATTGAATTAATTGCTGCCACCGACCGGTCGGTGACAGCAGTAAAATTGTGGAAGCTCCGCGAGGAACTTTGACTCATCACTACATTACAGATGAAAAAGGAATCTTGAAAAGAGCAAATTTAATTGTAGGAACGACAAACAATTACGCACCGATTTCAATGTCAATAAATAAAGCCGCTCGCGGTTTGATTAAAAAAGGTTCGGAAATTACAGATGGTGTTTTGAATAAAATTGAAATGGCATTTCGTGCTTACGATCCTTGTTTCGGTTGCGCAACACATTCGTTGCCTGGGCAAATGCCAATGACAGTTCGTGTTTTCGATTTACAAGGAAATTTGCTTACTGAAAGATCACGTTAGTGAAAATCGCGATTGTCGGCATCGGTAATCCGATTCTTTCAGACGATGCCGTTGGTCTTATAGCAGCCGAGAGATTATTCGAAACTATTTCAAAATCTCTCGACTGTTCTTTAATTATTCATTCCGAAGATATGATGTCTCTCATCGAAAGACTTTCAGTTTATGATTTTGCGTTTATTATTGATTCATTTCGCGATGTTGAGCATGTAGGAGAAGTTTTTG
This genomic interval from Ignavibacteria bacterium contains the following:
- a CDS encoding tetratricopeptide repeat protein; this translates as MKKYQKRKKNKTDRSTENKLPAGKNFFTLKKNWYWLAAIIILTFIAYLPALQNGFTNWDDGQYVVQNSKITNLSFENIENIFSTYSMGNYHPLTILSFAVDYSIGQLDPFVYHLSNILLHLLNTLLVFIFVFYLFENLQLAIVTSIIFGVHPLHVESVAWISERKDVLCTLFYLIAAVYYVKFIKQEKKKYFIYSLLLFVLSLLSKAQAVSFAITIAAIDFAVGRKLTDKKVIIEKIPFVALALIFGVIAIFAQQSSESIRDANIYPLYERLAIASYGFIQYLIKLILPINLSAFYPYPDGGIPTFFWFYFLIAVCLTIIIVYSLKFTPKFFFAYSFFLINISLVLQIIPVGDAMMADRYVYIPSIGFFLLIGFGYQYLVSNKPKAKNIIISILVIYIGALAVQNYNRTKIWKDSVTLWSDVLDQFPHVPVALNNRGNVYSKELKQLDKALEDYNTSIKYHPEYSKAYSNRAIVYGMRKQFDLAIADLNTALQLSPNSLEALQNRAIAFATVGEFEKAFSDFNRCVELDVNNPTAYVNRGIAFMNISQLNSAIKDFSSALNLVPSNANAYYRRSICYFRKEEFTRALQDAQAAMHYGMNIDQNYIKSIQEKLQ